From Maritimibacter sp. DP1N21-5, a single genomic window includes:
- a CDS encoding sugar ABC transporter substrate-binding protein yields MTKLLATSAIALALVSGAAFAETTACLVTKTDTNPFFVKMKEGAQAKAEEMGITLNTYAGKIDGDVETQIAAVESCIASGAKGILITPSDSRALAPVVTQAREAGALVIALDTPFEPADTADATFATDNFLAGELIGQWAAAKMGDTADAKIAMLDLNPSEVSVDYLRNNGFLQGFGVDIKDPKDIGDEDDPRIVGNDVTNGNEEGGRTAMENLLQKDPGVNVVYTINEPAAAGAYEALKSVGLEEQALIVSVDGGCPGVQNVAEGVIGATSMQFPLLMASKGIEAIAAFAEDGTKPANTEGLDFFNTGVELVTDEPVEGIPSITSAEALEKCWG; encoded by the coding sequence ATGACCAAACTTCTCGCCACAAGTGCGATCGCGCTCGCTCTCGTATCCGGCGCGGCGTTCGCCGAAACCACCGCCTGCCTGGTCACCAAGACCGACACCAACCCCTTCTTCGTGAAAATGAAAGAAGGCGCACAGGCCAAGGCCGAGGAAATGGGCATCACGCTCAACACCTATGCGGGCAAGATCGACGGCGACGTGGAAACCCAGATCGCCGCCGTGGAGAGCTGCATCGCCTCCGGCGCCAAAGGCATCCTGATCACGCCCTCGGATAGCCGGGCGCTCGCCCCTGTCGTGACGCAAGCCCGCGAGGCTGGTGCGCTCGTCATCGCGCTCGATACGCCCTTCGAACCCGCGGACACGGCTGACGCCACCTTCGCCACCGACAACTTCCTTGCCGGTGAGCTGATCGGCCAGTGGGCCGCCGCCAAGATGGGCGATACGGCGGACGCCAAGATCGCCATGCTCGACCTGAACCCGTCCGAAGTCTCGGTCGATTATCTGCGCAACAACGGCTTCCTTCAGGGGTTCGGCGTGGACATCAAGGATCCCAAGGACATCGGCGACGAGGATGACCCGCGTATCGTCGGCAACGACGTGACCAACGGCAACGAAGAAGGCGGGCGCACCGCGATGGAGAACCTGCTTCAGAAGGACCCCGGCGTGAACGTGGTCTACACGATCAACGAACCCGCTGCGGCGGGCGCCTATGAGGCGCTGAAGTCGGTCGGGCTGGAAGAGCAGGCGCTCATCGTGTCCGTCGACGGTGGTTGTCCGGGCGTCCAGAACGTGGCCGAAGGCGTGATCGGCGCGACCTCCATGCAGTTCCCGCTGCTCATGGCGTCCAAGGGTATCGAGGCGATCGCAGCCTTCGCGGAAGACGGCACCAAGCCCGCGAACACGGAAGGGCTCGACTTCTTCAACACGGGCGTCGAGCTTGTGACCGACGAGCCGGTGGAGGGCATCCCTTCGATCACCTCGGCGGAAGCGCTCGAGAAATGCTGGGGCTGA
- a CDS encoding TrkH family potassium uptake protein: MARPRYTKRLSLARRLSGIPAPLVLALLYGALVIVGSVLLMLPISRTVPLSWSDAIFTATSAVTVTGLAVFDIGADLTGFGQLVLMVLIQLGGLGLMTFAVLVLAALGMPLGLTGETYLREDLNQSSMYQLTKLVKTILKVVLICEGVGALLLAITFVPDFGLGAGLWAAAFHSISAFNNAGFSTFSAGLVPFALDPVVNIVIPALFIVGGIGYVVLQDVFGRRRRHQWTLHTKTMLLGTAILIPWSVAGFAALEWTNPATLGGLDGTGQKLVVSWFQGVTTRTAGFNTTDISGLHDSTSMMFISLMLIGGGPTSTAGGIKVTTFVVMILATVAFFRRQTQLHAFGRSIGLEQVLKVMALTAISLVTVFVGIFVVTMSHDGDFLDISFEVASAFGTVGLSRGYTTELSDLGRAIIIAIMFLGRVGPLTLGFFLATRTTPRLRYPEGQVHLG, from the coding sequence ATGGCGCGCCCGCGTTACACGAAACGCCTGAGCCTTGCCCGAAGGCTGTCGGGTATTCCCGCGCCGCTCGTGCTTGCGCTGCTTTATGGGGCGCTGGTGATCGTGGGCAGCGTGCTCCTGATGTTGCCTATCTCGCGGACGGTGCCGCTTAGTTGGTCCGACGCGATCTTCACCGCGACCTCTGCCGTGACCGTGACGGGGCTCGCCGTCTTCGATATCGGCGCGGACCTGACGGGGTTCGGACAGCTGGTGCTCATGGTGCTGATCCAGCTTGGCGGACTCGGTCTCATGACCTTCGCCGTGCTCGTTCTGGCGGCGCTGGGCATGCCCCTGGGACTGACCGGCGAGACCTATCTGCGCGAAGACCTGAACCAGTCGTCCATGTATCAGTTGACGAAGCTCGTGAAGACGATCCTCAAGGTCGTCCTCATCTGCGAAGGGGTCGGTGCGCTTCTGCTCGCGATCACCTTCGTTCCCGACTTCGGTCTGGGCGCGGGGCTTTGGGCGGCTGCCTTCCATTCCATATCGGCCTTCAACAACGCAGGCTTCTCGACCTTTTCCGCAGGGCTCGTGCCTTTCGCACTCGACCCCGTCGTGAACATCGTGATCCCCGCGCTCTTCATCGTGGGTGGTATTGGCTATGTCGTCCTTCAGGATGTCTTCGGACGGCGCCGGCGGCATCAATGGACGCTTCACACAAAGACCATGCTTCTGGGCACCGCGATCCTGATCCCCTGGTCGGTGGCTGGCTTTGCGGCGCTGGAGTGGACCAATCCGGCGACGCTGGGAGGTCTGGACGGCACGGGACAGAAGCTGGTGGTGAGCTGGTTCCAGGGGGTCACCACACGGACAGCGGGGTTCAACACCACCGACATCTCGGGCCTCCATGATTCAACCTCGATGATGTTCATCTCGCTGATGCTGATCGGCGGTGGCCCGACCTCGACCGCGGGCGGTATCAAGGTGACGACCTTCGTCGTTATGATCCTGGCCACGGTGGCCTTCTTCCGGCGGCAGACCCAGCTTCACGCCTTCGGGCGGTCGATCGGGCTCGAGCAGGTGCTGAAGGTCATGGCCCTGACGGCGATTTCGCTGGTGACGGTCTTTGTCGGCATCTTCGTCGTGACGATGAGCCATGACGGCGATTTCCTCGACATTTCGTTCGAAGTCGCCTCTGCCTTTGGAACCGTGGGCCTCTCGCGCGGCTATACGACCGAACTGTCCGACCTTGGCCGCGCGATCATCATTGCGATCATGTTTCTCGGGCGCGTCGGCCCCCTGACGCTCGGCTTCTTCCTCGCCACGCGCACCACGCCGCGGCTTCGTTATCCGGAGGGGCAGGTGCATCTGGGCTAG
- a CDS encoding ABC transporter permease — protein MSDTTSTPKHGQDFERELDKSDRSVATFVRKRTPVETVQHVLHGNPTLVPVIVLVAAIGVFGLIAGGKFFSAFNLTLIMQQVSIIGILAAAQSLIILTAGIDLSVAAIMVLMSVVAGNLAVYLGVPAPIALLVAFVGGAGAGLMNGFLVTKVKLPPFITTLGTWSIFYALNLWLSGAQSIRSQDIDAEAPLLKFFGENIAIGAARISYGSILMVVVFAVLWYMLNKTAWGRHVYAVGDDKEAAELAGIRTDRTLLSVYMLAGLVCAIAAWASIGRVGSISPQAFYEGNLQSITAVVVGGISLFGGRGSILGALFGALIVGVFNSGLRLAGVDVLWQVFSIGWLIIIAVAIDQWIRKVSA, from the coding sequence ATGTCTGACACGACCTCCACCCCGAAGCACGGTCAGGACTTCGAACGGGAGCTCGACAAGAGCGACCGCTCCGTCGCCACTTTCGTGCGCAAGAGAACGCCGGTCGAGACCGTCCAGCACGTGCTGCACGGCAACCCGACACTGGTGCCGGTCATAGTTCTGGTGGCCGCCATCGGCGTCTTCGGATTGATCGCCGGTGGCAAGTTCTTTTCCGCCTTCAACCTGACCTTGATCATGCAGCAAGTGTCGATCATCGGCATCCTCGCCGCCGCGCAGTCGCTGATCATCCTGACGGCGGGCATCGACCTGTCGGTGGCGGCGATCATGGTGCTCATGTCGGTGGTCGCGGGCAACCTCGCCGTCTATCTTGGCGTGCCGGCGCCCATCGCCTTGCTTGTGGCTTTTGTCGGGGGTGCTGGAGCAGGACTCATGAACGGGTTCCTCGTGACCAAGGTCAAGCTCCCCCCCTTCATCACGACGCTGGGCACTTGGTCGATCTTCTACGCACTCAATTTGTGGCTCTCCGGCGCACAGTCGATCCGGTCGCAGGACATCGACGCCGAAGCGCCACTTCTCAAGTTCTTCGGAGAGAACATCGCCATTGGCGCGGCGCGGATTTCCTATGGCTCGATCCTGATGGTCGTGGTCTTCGCCGTGCTCTGGTACATGCTCAACAAGACCGCCTGGGGCCGGCACGTCTATGCCGTGGGCGATGACAAGGAGGCCGCCGAACTGGCAGGCATCCGCACGGATCGCACGCTTCTGTCCGTCTACATGCTCGCAGGTCTTGTCTGCGCAATCGCGGCTTGGGCGTCGATCGGGCGCGTCGGCTCTATCAGCCCGCAGGCCTTCTACGAGGGCAACCTGCAATCCATCACGGCGGTCGTGGTGGGAGGGATCTCGCTCTTCGGCGGACGCGGGTCGATCCTTGGCGCGCTTTTCGGCGCGCTGATCGTGGGCGTGTTCAACTCGGGTCTTCGTCTGGCCGGCGTCGATGTGCTCTGGCAGGTCTTCTCCATCGGCTGGCTCATCATCATCGCGGTCGCCATCGACCAATGGATCAGAAAGGTCTCGGCATGA
- a CDS encoding ROK family transcriptional regulator, whose protein sequence is MDGNDTMQPERYASGAGVNQLGARAHNERLILSLVQRNGALPGAEIAKLTGLSAQTVSNILRKLEADGLLSRGAPQRRGVGKPSIPMGIDPDGALSFGMKLGRRTADLAVLDLTGKVLGQRLVTYPYPMPDAVFGFLRDGMEELARDLSDRQRGNIVGIGIAAPSEMWNWIDALGAPRDFTVWRDIDIAEEVARFSDLPIFIDNDATAACRAEHHFGRGRAVEDYAYFFIGSFVGGGVVMNGAVIDGVQGNAGAFGSIHVPGRDGANVQLIEEASLYLLQESLEQIGIDGLEMWRMPQDWSGFGVEVERWIERTARGLAHASRSICAVIDFPTVLIDGAFPDEVRDRLVYRTRALLAEQDTRGLMPPRIEPASIGGNARVIGAASAPLFSRYFLA, encoded by the coding sequence TTGGACGGAAACGACACCATGCAGCCAGAGCGATACGCGAGCGGCGCCGGCGTGAACCAGCTTGGCGCAAGGGCGCATAACGAAAGGCTGATCCTGTCGCTCGTGCAACGCAACGGGGCGCTTCCCGGAGCGGAGATCGCAAAGCTCACCGGCCTCTCGGCCCAGACGGTGTCCAACATCCTGAGGAAACTCGAAGCGGACGGGCTCCTGAGCCGGGGCGCGCCACAGCGTCGTGGCGTAGGCAAACCGTCGATCCCCATGGGCATCGACCCGGACGGGGCCTTGTCCTTCGGGATGAAGCTCGGCCGTCGGACGGCAGACCTCGCCGTGCTCGATCTGACCGGCAAGGTGCTCGGACAGCGTCTTGTAACCTACCCCTACCCGATGCCCGACGCGGTCTTCGGTTTTCTGCGCGACGGGATGGAGGAGCTCGCCCGCGACCTGAGCGACCGGCAACGCGGCAACATCGTCGGCATCGGGATCGCTGCGCCCAGCGAGATGTGGAACTGGATCGACGCCCTCGGCGCACCGCGCGATTTCACGGTCTGGCGCGACATCGACATCGCCGAGGAAGTCGCCCGATTCTCCGACCTGCCGATCTTCATCGACAATGACGCGACGGCGGCCTGCCGCGCGGAACACCACTTCGGACGCGGGCGCGCCGTGGAGGACTACGCCTATTTTTTCATTGGCTCCTTCGTGGGCGGCGGTGTCGTCATGAACGGCGCGGTCATCGACGGAGTGCAGGGCAACGCCGGCGCTTTCGGGTCGATCCACGTGCCCGGCCGGGACGGCGCCAATGTGCAGCTCATCGAGGAGGCATCGCTTTACCTCCTTCAGGAGTCCCTGGAGCAGATCGGCATCGACGGACTCGAAATGTGGCGCATGCCGCAGGACTGGTCGGGTTTCGGTGTCGAGGTCGAGCGCTGGATCGAACGGACGGCCCGGGGGCTCGCCCATGCGAGCCGCTCGATCTGCGCGGTGATCGACTTCCCCACCGTGCTGATCGACGGCGCCTTCCCTGACGAGGTTCGCGACCGCCTGGTCTATCGCACCCGTGCGCTTCTGGCCGAACAGGATACGCGCGGTCTCATGCCTCCCCGGATCGAACCCGCGTCGATCGGCGGCAACGCCCGCGTGATCGGTGCCGCAAGCGCGCCGCTCTTCTCGCGCTATTTCCTCGCCTGA
- a CDS encoding ATP-binding cassette domain-containing protein, whose product MTQAVQPMLKARGLTKRYGRVTALDNCDFDLMPGEILAVIGDNGAGKSTLIKAISGAVQPDEGSVELNGKPVHFASPLEAQDAGIATVYQTLALSPALSIVDNMFMGRELRAPGFAGKFLRKLDNGKMRDFAREKLNDLGLMTIQDIDQAVETLSGGQRQGVAVARAAAFGSKVIILDEPTAALGVKESRRVLDLIQDVRSRGVPIILISHNMPHVFEVADRIHVHRLGRRLCVIDPKTHSMSDAVALMTGAKQPEQDAA is encoded by the coding sequence ATGACCCAGGCAGTGCAACCGATGCTCAAGGCCCGCGGACTGACCAAGCGATATGGCCGTGTCACCGCGCTCGACAATTGCGACTTCGACTTGATGCCGGGCGAGATCCTCGCCGTGATCGGCGACAACGGGGCCGGCAAGTCCACGCTGATCAAGGCGATCTCCGGTGCCGTCCAGCCTGACGAGGGCTCGGTGGAGCTGAACGGCAAGCCCGTGCACTTCGCCTCGCCGCTCGAAGCACAGGACGCGGGCATCGCGACAGTCTACCAGACGCTCGCGCTGTCTCCGGCGCTCTCCATCGTGGACAACATGTTCATGGGGCGAGAACTGCGCGCGCCGGGTTTCGCAGGCAAGTTTCTGCGCAAGCTCGACAATGGGAAGATGCGGGATTTCGCCCGCGAAAAGCTCAACGACCTCGGGCTGATGACCATTCAGGACATCGACCAAGCGGTCGAAACGCTCTCCGGTGGGCAGCGGCAGGGTGTCGCCGTCGCACGGGCGGCGGCCTTCGGGTCCAAGGTCATCATCCTCGATGAACCTACGGCGGCCCTGGGCGTCAAGGAAAGCCGGCGGGTGCTCGACCTCATTCAGGACGTGCGTTCGCGCGGGGTGCCGATCATCCTGATCTCGCACAACATGCCGCATGTGTTCGAGGTGGCTGACCGAATCCACGTTCACCGCCTTGGCCGCAGGCTCTGTGTCATCGACCCGAAGACACATTCCATGTCGGACGCGGTCGCGCTCATGACCGGGGCGAAGCAGCCGGAGCAGGACGCCGCCTGA
- a CDS encoding universal stress protein, producing MRKFLVVLDDSRECLNAMRFAAMRAANTGGGVEILSIIPPEEFNHWLGVGTLMREEARERIEAHFEVFAKWMRDKQGVDPELVIREGDAVEELLAQVREDPEVGVVVLGAGSDKKGPGPLVTALTRSAANLPVPLTIVPGEMSKERLESIT from the coding sequence ATGCGCAAGTTTCTCGTGGTCTTGGACGACAGTCGCGAGTGTCTGAACGCCATGCGTTTCGCCGCCATGCGGGCGGCAAACACCGGAGGCGGGGTCGAGATCCTGTCGATCATTCCGCCGGAGGAATTCAATCACTGGCTCGGGGTCGGAACGCTCATGCGTGAGGAGGCGCGTGAGCGGATAGAGGCACATTTCGAGGTCTTCGCGAAATGGATGCGCGACAAGCAGGGCGTGGACCCGGAACTCGTCATCCGCGAAGGCGATGCTGTGGAAGAGCTTCTGGCGCAGGTGCGCGAGGACCCCGAGGTCGGTGTCGTGGTGCTGGGCGCGGGGTCGGACAAGAAAGGTCCGGGGCCGCTCGTGACCGCCTTGACGCGGTCGGCCGCGAACCTGCCGGTGCCCTTGACCATCGTGCCGGGGGAAATGTCCAAGGAACGACTGGAGTCGATCACCTGA
- a CDS encoding TrkA family potassium uptake protein, with translation MAREERSFAVIGLGAFGGTVALELARFGNHVIGIDADEGHVSRASGVLPATVILDARDELALREAGIDRYDVALVAIGTDLEASILATMNLKMLGVGTIWVKANNKTHHRILSKIGADRVILPEQEMGRHTAQMLNNPAVTDYMSLGNGFSVVNVVIPARLEGRELHTLGIGATHDLRLLGMMRGTEHLSPDTPNLTLEKGDKLLLLGRRPDLQYFGDRL, from the coding sequence ATGGCGCGCGAAGAACGCAGTTTCGCCGTCATCGGCCTTGGGGCCTTTGGCGGCACGGTGGCTCTCGAACTGGCAAGGTTCGGCAATCACGTGATCGGAATCGACGCGGACGAAGGGCATGTGTCCCGGGCTTCCGGCGTCCTTCCGGCAACCGTCATCCTCGACGCAAGGGACGAGCTTGCCCTGCGCGAAGCGGGAATCGACCGTTACGATGTCGCGCTGGTCGCCATCGGCACGGACCTCGAGGCGTCGATCCTTGCGACGATGAACCTCAAGATGCTCGGTGTGGGGACGATCTGGGTCAAGGCCAACAACAAGACCCATCACCGCATCCTGTCCAAGATCGGGGCCGACCGGGTAATCCTGCCGGAACAGGAGATGGGCCGGCACACGGCGCAGATGCTGAACAACCCGGCCGTGACGGACTACATGTCGCTGGGCAACGGGTTTTCGGTGGTCAACGTCGTCATACCCGCGCGCCTCGAAGGACGCGAGCTTCACACGCTGGGCATCGGCGCCACCCACGATTTGCGGCTTCTGGGCATGATGCGCGGGACCGAGCACCTTTCCCCCGACACGCCGAACCTCACGCTCGAGAAGGGCGACAAGCTGCTCCTTCTGGGCCGCAGGCCGGATTTGCAGTACTTCGGCGACCGGCTCTGA